In one window of Cytophagaceae bacterium ABcell3 DNA:
- a CDS encoding ISAs1 family transposase, which translates to MSEPRRTIKGNFKYPLQEILFLCVSAVVSNAGDWHEIVTFGKEKIEWLRKFFPYRNGVPSHDTLERVFAKIVPDEFGECFVEWASTMFRPVENETINIDGKRIRGSYDNRKGANALHMVSAYATANQLTLGQLAVPDKSNEITAIPKLLDMITVENTTVTIDAMGCQKDITEKIIRKNGDYVIAVKNNQKELFQQIDRAFKKQVIADVHKQIDTGHGRLESRTCKLINDLRFIDAAHQWCGIKSVARLESERYNKLTGKQEQQVRYYISSHDKTAEWLNGTIRNHWAIENKLHWSLDVVFGEDSSRRRKGYTAQNFHILNKVSLILLQKHKSKETKPKKRYKAIFNDAFREEILDVF; encoded by the coding sequence GTGTCAGAACCAAGAAGAACCATCAAAGGCAATTTCAAATATCCGCTGCAGGAGATCCTGTTTCTGTGCGTAAGTGCCGTTGTCAGCAATGCGGGGGACTGGCATGAGATTGTTACATTCGGCAAAGAAAAAATTGAATGGCTACGTAAATTTTTTCCTTACCGTAACGGTGTCCCTTCGCACGATACCCTGGAAAGGGTATTTGCAAAGATAGTACCGGATGAATTTGGCGAGTGTTTTGTAGAGTGGGCATCAACCATGTTCAGACCAGTCGAAAACGAGACAATCAATATTGACGGGAAGCGGATCCGTGGATCGTATGACAACAGAAAGGGCGCCAATGCATTGCACATGGTATCGGCTTATGCCACCGCTAACCAGCTTACCCTCGGTCAATTGGCCGTGCCAGACAAAAGCAACGAGATCACAGCCATTCCCAAGCTTTTGGATATGATAACTGTTGAAAACACAACAGTGACAATAGATGCCATGGGCTGCCAAAAAGATATTACGGAAAAAATAATCCGGAAAAACGGTGATTATGTAATTGCTGTAAAGAACAACCAGAAAGAGCTATTCCAGCAAATAGACAGGGCTTTTAAAAAACAGGTAATTGCAGATGTGCACAAACAGATAGACACGGGACATGGCAGGTTGGAGAGCCGCACCTGCAAACTGATAAATGACCTGAGGTTCATAGATGCAGCACATCAATGGTGCGGCATAAAGTCAGTGGCAAGGTTAGAGTCAGAGCGCTATAACAAGCTTACAGGAAAGCAGGAGCAACAGGTGAGGTATTATATAAGCAGCCATGACAAGACCGCTGAATGGCTTAACGGTACAATACGCAACCACTGGGCAATTGAAAACAAGCTGCACTGGAGCCTGGATGTGGTTTTTGGGGAAGATAGTTCCAGAAGAAGAAAGGGATATACAGCACAAAACTTCCACATCTTAAATAAAGTGTCCCTGATCTTGCTACAAAAACATAAATCTAAGGAAACAAAACCCAAAAAAAGGTATAAGGCAATATTCAATGATGCTTTCAGGGAAGAAATTTTAGATGTTTTTTAA
- a CDS encoding AMP-binding protein, which produces MIPEIPEDFEYARNFCQAWEKGEKYFQINTSGSTGKPKPITLTRNQMEASAHMTAEALGLQKGDKILLCINTAYIGGLMMLVRAMVLDLELIISSPSSNPLHNIDPEQKLDFTALVPIQLENILKQSPEKIHILNNMKAIIVGGAPVNESLKTLSNIITAPVYNTYGMTETVSHIALKKINNQNQKSDIFTALKGVNLGQDHRGCLTISAPSTDYKQIITNDVVELISSDQFIWKGRADNAINTGGIKVHPEELEKKVSNILNEHEIPCHFFITSVPDDFLGEKIILVTEGKKEELETIGQLLKNKLGKYENPKALYNLNRFVYTKNDKINRIKTKELLFGTPGGNKE; this is translated from the coding sequence ATGATACCTGAAATTCCTGAAGACTTTGAATACGCCAGAAACTTTTGTCAAGCATGGGAAAAAGGTGAAAAATACTTTCAAATAAATACTTCTGGCTCTACAGGAAAACCAAAACCTATTACCTTGACAAGAAACCAAATGGAGGCGAGTGCCCATATGACGGCTGAAGCTTTAGGCTTACAAAAAGGAGACAAGATATTATTGTGCATCAATACAGCCTATATTGGGGGGCTAATGATGCTGGTAAGGGCCATGGTGCTTGACCTGGAACTTATCATTTCCTCCCCCTCTTCTAACCCATTACACAACATAGACCCAGAGCAAAAATTAGACTTTACAGCTTTAGTACCCATTCAGCTCGAAAATATATTAAAACAAAGTCCTGAAAAAATACATATACTGAACAACATGAAAGCCATCATTGTAGGTGGAGCTCCGGTGAACGAATCATTGAAAACGTTGTCGAACATTATCACCGCACCTGTTTACAATACTTATGGTATGACAGAGACAGTTTCTCACATAGCACTGAAAAAGATAAATAACCAAAACCAGAAAAGTGATATCTTTACAGCGCTTAAAGGGGTAAACCTAGGACAAGATCACAGAGGGTGCCTGACCATTTCAGCCCCTTCGACTGATTATAAACAAATCATAACTAATGATGTAGTAGAACTAATCAGCTCCGATCAGTTTATATGGAAAGGTCGAGCGGACAATGCGATCAATACCGGTGGAATTAAAGTTCACCCGGAAGAACTAGAAAAGAAAGTCTCTAACATACTTAATGAACATGAGATACCATGCCACTTTTTCATTACTTCTGTACCTGATGATTTTTTAGGTGAGAAAATCATATTGGTTACTGAAGGGAAAAAAGAGGAGTTAGAAACCATTGGTCAGCTATTGAAAAACAAACTTGGGAAATACGAAAACCCCAAAGCATTATACAATCTCAACCGCTTTGTTTACACTAAAAATGATAAAATAAACCGGATCAAAACAAAAGAATTACTATTTGGAACCCCTGGGGGAAATAAGGAGTAA
- a CDS encoding PA2169 family four-helix-bundle protein yields MKEQKEIISKINDLIEVCNERVQGYRTAAKDVNDQELTSLFEQYARQTEDFVKELMPYSDEINPEEIGTRTIGDAWKIWIDLKASITKGGREAILGACITGEQAAIRAYEDNLEENLPMELRNIIVKQLGELRSALGNIKAKKEALH; encoded by the coding sequence ATGAAAGAGCAAAAGGAGATTATTTCTAAGATTAACGATTTGATTGAAGTGTGCAATGAAAGGGTTCAGGGTTATAGGACAGCAGCTAAAGATGTAAATGACCAGGAACTTACCTCTTTGTTTGAGCAGTATGCCAGACAAACAGAAGATTTCGTTAAAGAGTTAATGCCATACAGCGATGAAATTAATCCAGAAGAGATAGGTACGCGTACCATTGGCGATGCTTGGAAAATATGGATTGACCTGAAGGCTTCTATTACAAAAGGTGGCAGAGAGGCTATTCTAGGTGCTTGTATTACTGGTGAGCAGGCTGCTATTAGAGCTTACGAAGATAACCTTGAAGAAAACCTGCCAATGGAACTTAGAAATATTATTGTAAAGCAGTTGGGAGAGCTTAGAAGTGCTCTAGGGAATATTAAGGCTAAAAAAGAAGCACTTCATTAA
- a CDS encoding SOS response-associated peptidase, with the protein MCGRYSLVQAAEKLAERYNIRNTTGCKPRYNVAPGQSMPVVCNNDPEEIKLFTWGLIPNWSVNETTGQNLINAKGEVLFSKAPFKQIAGKQRCLIPADGYYEWKKIGKEKKPHRITLSDDSVFSFAGLWDSWENYDGKIIYTFSIVTTPANELLKELNNRMPLILKPEDESQWLDTTASPDDLGKLIQPFNGDKMSYYKSHRIVNSPDYDIPECLHVAPKLYPGETFSLFD; encoded by the coding sequence ATGTGTGGAAGGTATTCTCTTGTTCAAGCTGCTGAAAAACTGGCAGAAAGGTATAATATTCGAAACACTACCGGTTGCAAGCCCAGGTATAATGTTGCTCCAGGGCAAAGCATGCCTGTTGTTTGTAACAACGACCCCGAAGAAATAAAACTCTTCACCTGGGGACTGATACCAAATTGGTCTGTCAATGAAACCACAGGGCAAAACCTAATCAATGCCAAAGGGGAAGTTTTATTCAGCAAAGCACCTTTTAAACAAATAGCGGGTAAACAAAGGTGTTTGATACCGGCAGATGGATATTATGAATGGAAAAAAATAGGTAAAGAAAAAAAACCTCACAGAATCACCCTCTCTGACGATTCGGTTTTTTCTTTTGCAGGTCTATGGGACTCATGGGAAAATTACGACGGCAAAATCATCTATACTTTTAGTATAGTAACAACCCCTGCCAATGAGCTCCTAAAAGAGCTAAACAACAGGATGCCACTCATTTTAAAGCCAGAAGATGAAAGTCAATGGCTCGATACAACGGCTAGCCCAGACGACCTTGGCAAACTTATCCAACCATTCAATGGCGATAAAATGAGCTACTATAAATCTCACAGGATTGTCAACTCTCCTGACTATGATATACCTGAATGTTTACATGTAGCCCCTAAATTATATCCAGGCGAAACGTTTTCTCTTTTTGACTAA
- a CDS encoding alpha/beta fold hydrolase has translation MPVNYQPGYQSPAYLYTGHLQTILPALFRRVGNVHYRRERIVTDDNDFLDLDWSTPNNSNHLVIISHGLEGDSCRPYVLGMVRALNLKGSDVLAWNYRGCSGEANKQIRSYHSGFTSDLHYVIQHVLAKQQYDSLYLLGFSVGGNITLKYLGEQKFTIPSEVRCAVNFSVPCNLETTAYHLARFRSKIYMQRFIKSLTSKLKEKDKLFPGTLDLSKLGAIKNFYQFDSQYTAPMFGYKSAKAYWQENSSIHYIKNITLPTLIVSAANDPFLTKECFPISEAEKKSNILLEIPATGGHCGFYEANSEGIYWSEKRAIEFIGNYI, from the coding sequence ATGCCAGTTAATTACCAGCCGGGCTATCAAAGCCCCGCATACTTATATACAGGACACTTACAAACAATATTGCCTGCTCTTTTTAGAAGGGTGGGCAATGTGCATTACAGACGTGAAAGAATTGTTACAGATGACAATGACTTTTTAGACCTTGACTGGTCCACACCAAATAACTCTAACCACCTCGTGATTATCAGCCACGGCCTCGAAGGAGACTCTTGTCGCCCCTATGTCTTAGGAATGGTACGCGCCTTAAATCTCAAAGGATCGGATGTGCTAGCTTGGAACTATAGAGGATGCAGTGGAGAGGCAAACAAACAGATCCGTTCATACCACAGTGGTTTTACAAGTGATTTACATTATGTAATTCAACATGTGCTGGCTAAGCAACAATACGACTCACTATATTTATTGGGTTTCAGTGTTGGAGGAAACATCACATTAAAATACCTTGGAGAACAGAAGTTTACCATTCCCTCCGAAGTCAGGTGCGCAGTAAACTTTTCTGTACCTTGCAACTTGGAAACCACTGCATATCACCTTGCGCGGTTTCGCAGCAAAATATACATGCAGCGATTCATTAAAAGCCTTACATCCAAACTTAAAGAAAAGGACAAGTTATTTCCCGGCACTTTGGATCTCTCGAAACTTGGTGCCATTAAAAACTTTTATCAATTTGACAGCCAATATACTGCTCCTATGTTTGGATATAAAAGTGCTAAAGCGTACTGGCAGGAGAACAGTAGTATTCATTATATAAAAAATATTACATTACCGACTTTAATTGTCAGTGCAGCAAATGACCCTTTTCTGACTAAAGAGTGTTTCCCCATATCAGAAGCAGAAAAAAAATCTAATATTCTATTAGAGATTCCTGCCACAGGTGGTCATTGTGGCTTTTACGAAGCCAATAGTGAAGGAATTTACTGGTCTGAGAAAAGAGCTATTGAATTTATAGGCAATTATATTTAA
- a CDS encoding DUF1232 domain-containing protein, with protein MTTLGKGLNTLKGKAGEFFRESPRFEKLKEIAGHYFTHPEQLNNMLSDVYNKATHEDKQVTVSDMWEKLNAFYRMFQAHVRGDYKELPTYKVVVLIAALVYLVSPYDLIPDKVPFWGAIDDIAVLMWFIKTINEEVAKFQEWESSKMLEAQHA; from the coding sequence ATGACAACTTTGGGAAAAGGATTAAATACGCTGAAAGGAAAAGCAGGGGAGTTTTTCAGGGAGTCACCTAGGTTTGAGAAACTAAAAGAAATTGCAGGGCATTATTTCACACATCCTGAACAGCTAAACAACATGCTTTCAGATGTATACAATAAAGCCACCCACGAAGACAAGCAGGTAACAGTATCTGATATGTGGGAAAAACTGAACGCTTTTTACAGGATGTTTCAAGCGCATGTAAGAGGCGACTACAAAGAGCTTCCTACTTATAAAGTAGTTGTACTTATCGCAGCGCTTGTTTATCTTGTGTCACCATATGATTTAATTCCTGATAAAGTTCCTTTTTGGGGCGCAATTGACGATATTGCTGTCCTAATGTGGTTCATCAAAACCATCAACGAAGAAGTAGCTAAATTTCAGGAATGGGAGTCTTCTAAAATGTTGGAAGCTCAACATGCGTAA
- the hisG gene encoding ATP phosphoribosyltransferase — protein sequence MNQILRLAIQKSGRLSEDSLKLIKECAIDIANGGSSLKSTASNFPVEVLFLRDDDIPGYVADGVADIGIVGENVSEETGKYVNVVDRLGFSKCRLSIGIPKNQDYTGPQSLNGKKIATSYPKILSDFLKRENISANIHEISGSVEIAPSIGLADAVCDIVSSGSTLISNGLKEAEVVFRSEAVMISSPQLAEEKNKILQDLLFRMNAVKKARNTKYILLNAPDESIEEIIALLPGVKSPTIMPLAQQGWSSLHSVVNENEFWQVIEKLKNAGAEGILVLPIEKIIQ from the coding sequence ATGAACCAGATTCTACGTCTAGCTATACAAAAATCCGGCAGGTTGAGTGAAGATTCCCTCAAGCTTATAAAAGAATGTGCAATAGATATTGCCAACGGAGGGAGTTCCTTAAAATCTACAGCCTCTAACTTTCCGGTTGAGGTGCTTTTTTTGAGAGATGACGATATCCCTGGCTACGTAGCCGATGGAGTCGCTGATATAGGTATTGTGGGGGAAAATGTATCGGAGGAAACCGGAAAATATGTAAATGTTGTAGACCGTCTTGGTTTTTCCAAGTGTCGCTTATCCATAGGTATACCCAAAAATCAGGACTATACAGGCCCTCAGAGTTTGAATGGTAAGAAAATAGCAACTTCTTATCCTAAGATCTTGTCGGATTTCTTGAAAAGGGAGAACATTTCTGCTAATATTCATGAGATTAGTGGATCTGTAGAGATCGCCCCTAGTATTGGTCTTGCTGATGCGGTATGTGATATCGTTAGCTCTGGTAGCACGCTTATCAGCAATGGCTTGAAAGAAGCCGAAGTTGTATTCCGTTCTGAAGCTGTAATGATCAGCAGTCCTCAATTGGCTGAAGAAAAAAATAAAATTCTTCAAGATTTATTGTTCAGAATGAATGCGGTAAAAAAGGCTAGGAACACTAAATATATTCTTCTGAACGCTCCTGATGAATCGATTGAAGAAATAATAGCTTTGTTGCCAGGTGTTAAAAGTCCAACCATTATGCCGTTGGCGCAGCAGGGGTGGAGTTCTTTACATTCTGTGGTAAATGAAAACGAGTTTTGGCAAGTAATAGAAAAGCTTAAAAATGCCGGCGCTGAGGGAATTTTAGTATTACCTATAGAGAAAATTATCCAATGA
- the hisD gene encoding histidinol dehydrogenase encodes MKIIEYPANSDLEKLLERPYADNTVVESAVQEVLASVKEGGDKALLEFTRRFDQAEISSLAVSSEEVQQAEHLVPQELKEAINTARSNIEKFHALQKEESIKVETSKSVQCWRKSLPIQKVGLYIPGGSAPLFSTILMLAVPAKLAGCREIILCTPPSKDGSIHPAILYTAKLTGISKLFKVGGAQAIAAMTYGTESIPSVYKIFGPGNQYVTTAKQMVSREGVAIDMPAGPSEVAVIADESANPVFVAADLLSQAEHGPDSQVVLISDSKTKISEILDAVHAQLEQLPRKSLAEKALDNSKAILINDMTEAMLVSNAYAPEHLILQVKNPEALADMVTDAGSVFLGHYTPEAAGDYASGTNHTLPTNGYARAYSGVSLDSFVKKVTFQHITEAGIQALGPAIELMAEAEQLDAHKNAVTVRLKHLKQG; translated from the coding sequence ATGAAAATAATAGAGTATCCTGCGAATAGCGATCTGGAAAAACTTCTTGAAAGGCCTTATGCAGATAATACTGTAGTAGAAAGTGCCGTCCAAGAGGTGTTGGCGTCTGTAAAAGAAGGTGGCGACAAAGCGTTGCTTGAGTTTACACGCCGGTTCGATCAGGCTGAAATTTCTTCACTAGCTGTTTCTTCGGAAGAGGTGCAGCAGGCAGAGCATTTGGTTCCGCAGGAACTCAAAGAAGCTATTAATACAGCTCGTTCTAATATTGAAAAATTTCATGCACTACAAAAGGAAGAATCTATAAAAGTAGAAACTTCTAAAAGTGTACAGTGCTGGCGGAAAAGTTTGCCTATTCAAAAGGTGGGACTTTATATTCCTGGAGGATCTGCGCCACTGTTTTCTACCATACTTATGTTAGCTGTTCCTGCCAAACTAGCAGGTTGCCGTGAAATAATTTTATGTACCCCGCCTTCTAAAGATGGCAGTATACATCCTGCTATCCTGTATACTGCAAAGCTTACGGGTATTTCTAAATTATTTAAAGTAGGGGGAGCACAGGCCATTGCTGCCATGACTTACGGAACAGAAAGTATTCCTTCTGTTTATAAGATTTTCGGTCCCGGCAATCAATATGTTACTACCGCCAAACAAATGGTAAGTAGGGAAGGGGTTGCTATCGACATGCCTGCTGGGCCATCAGAAGTTGCTGTCATTGCGGACGAAAGCGCTAACCCAGTGTTTGTAGCTGCTGATTTGCTTTCTCAAGCTGAACACGGTCCTGATAGTCAGGTGGTACTTATTTCTGATAGTAAAACCAAAATTTCAGAAATATTGGACGCTGTTCATGCGCAGCTTGAGCAACTTCCCAGGAAATCCTTAGCAGAGAAAGCTTTGGATAATAGTAAGGCTATATTGATTAACGATATGACAGAGGCCATGTTGGTTAGTAATGCGTATGCCCCTGAACACCTTATTTTACAGGTGAAAAATCCTGAAGCCTTAGCGGATATGGTTACCGATGCTGGTTCTGTATTTTTAGGCCACTATACACCTGAAGCTGCCGGCGACTATGCGTCTGGTACCAATCATACCCTTCCTACCAATGGGTATGCCCGTGCTTACTCTGGTGTTTCGTTAGATTCTTTTGTTAAAAAAGTTACTTTTCAACATATAACTGAAGCTGGAATACAAGCATTAGGGCCTGCTATAGAGCTGATGGCAGAAGCTGAGCAGCTCGATGCGCACAAAAATGCCGTTACAGTCAGATTGAAGCACCTTAAACAGGGCTAA
- a CDS encoding SRPBCC family protein yields MKTRTIKRTTTLNRPIEEVFNFFSKAENLNIITPPEMQFKIISKPPIEIAEGTIIDYKIKLSGIPMFWRTQITHWEPMKKFVDKQIRGPYLLWEHQHILTPKGTSTEMIDIVDYKVPGWIIEPLVHKLFVSGRLKSIFDYRQTKCAEIFS; encoded by the coding sequence ATGAAAACAAGAACCATCAAAAGAACCACAACATTAAACAGACCTATAGAGGAAGTTTTTAATTTTTTCAGCAAGGCAGAAAACCTAAATATCATCACGCCTCCCGAAATGCAGTTCAAAATTATTTCAAAGCCCCCCATTGAAATAGCAGAGGGCACAATTATAGATTATAAGATTAAATTGAGCGGGATACCGATGTTTTGGAGAACCCAAATAACCCACTGGGAACCCATGAAAAAGTTTGTAGACAAACAGATCCGTGGACCATACCTACTTTGGGAGCACCAACATATACTTACCCCTAAAGGCACATCTACAGAAATGATAGATATAGTGGATTACAAAGTCCCCGGATGGATTATAGAACCCTTGGTACACAAACTATTTGTCTCAGGAAGGCTCAAAAGTATTTTTGACTACCGCCAGACCAAATGTGCAGAAATATTTTCTTAG
- a CDS encoding cold shock domain-containing protein, producing the protein MKKGKVKFYNDSKGYGFIVEDDSQKDIFVHSSGLLSPINQNDLVTFSVEQGRKGMNAVNVELVS; encoded by the coding sequence ATGAAAAAAGGAAAAGTAAAATTCTACAATGACTCTAAAGGATATGGATTTATTGTAGAGGATGATTCTCAAAAAGACATCTTTGTTCATTCTAGTGGCTTGCTTAGTCCAATCAACCAAAATGATTTGGTTACGTTTAGTGTAGAACAGGGAAGAAAAGGCATGAACGCGGTTAACGTAGAACTAGTATCATAA
- a CDS encoding AMP nucleosidase — protein MKSKEEIVNDWLPRYTGTSLDEFGEYILLTNFINYVEMFAEKFNVEIIGKDRPMQTATANNITIVNFGMGSAVAATVMDLLSAVKPKAALFLGKCGGLKKSKVGDFVLPIAAIRGEGTSDDYMPPEIPALPSFRLQRAVSSMIKKHEQDYWTGTVYTTNRRVWEHDEKFKKYLRQIRAMAIDMETATIFVVGFYNGIPHGALLLVSDNPMDPDGVKTSKSDETVTKNYVTKHLEIGIDSLLELINSGESVKHLRFE, from the coding sequence ATGAAAAGTAAAGAGGAAATTGTCAATGACTGGTTACCAAGGTACACCGGAACTTCATTGGATGAGTTTGGAGAATATATTTTACTGACAAACTTCATCAACTATGTAGAAATGTTTGCAGAAAAATTCAATGTTGAAATAATTGGTAAAGACCGGCCTATGCAAACAGCTACGGCCAACAACATTACCATAGTCAACTTTGGGATGGGAAGTGCAGTAGCAGCTACTGTAATGGATCTACTTTCTGCTGTAAAGCCAAAGGCTGCACTTTTTTTAGGAAAATGTGGCGGTTTGAAAAAATCTAAGGTAGGTGATTTTGTTCTGCCCATAGCAGCCATAAGAGGCGAAGGTACCAGTGACGACTATATGCCCCCTGAAATTCCAGCTCTCCCCTCTTTTAGACTCCAAAGAGCGGTTTCTTCAATGATAAAAAAACATGAACAGGACTACTGGACAGGTACTGTTTATACAACCAACAGAAGGGTATGGGAACATGATGAGAAGTTCAAAAAATATCTAAGGCAGATCCGGGCCATGGCCATTGATATGGAAACAGCCACCATATTTGTGGTTGGTTTCTACAACGGCATCCCCCATGGCGCTTTGTTGTTGGTCTCGGACAATCCAATGGATCCAGATGGAGTAAAAACTTCTAAAAGCGATGAAACGGTCACTAAAAATTATGTTACAAAGCATTTAGAAATAGGCATTGATTCGCTACTAGAGCTTATAAATTCGGGAGAGTCTGTCAAGCACCTTAGATTTGAATAG